Genomic segment of Apium graveolens cultivar Ventura chromosome 7, ASM990537v1, whole genome shotgun sequence:
TGATTTCAGGAAAAGGGGAAGTGGTAAATTGTTCAGAAAGTCAGAACACGGACCTCTTTCATGGTGTTCTCGGAGGACTTGGTCAGTTTGGTGTAATAACCCGCGCAAGAATATCACTACAACCTGCACCACATATGGTAAATATTAAACTTCGTACCTGAATAACAAATCAATTTTGGTAATATCAATCAACTCGTATATCAGTAACACAAACCTTGACAGGTAAAATGGATCAGAGTTCTGTACTCAGACTTCTCAACATTTTCCAAAGACCAAGAATATTTAATTTCTGCTGAAAAAACATTTGATTACATTGAAGGACTTATAATAAAGAACAAAGAAAATATTATGAATGATTGGAGATCAAACTTCACCCCACAAGACTCAGTTCGAGCCAGTCAATTTAGATCAGATGGTAAGCTACTATTTTGTCTGGAGTTGGCCAAAAACTTCAACACAGAGGAAAGAGATTTAACTAACAAGGTGAGGCTTGTCATATTAAATTAATTGTATAATAAAATGGGAATGGTTCTCTAACCAATATATTTTTTTGGTTGTAGGAAATCCAGAGGTTATTATCTCAACTATCTTATATATCCTTCACACTTTTTACGACAGAAGTTTCATATGTGGAATTTTTAGACAGAGTTCACACATCTGAGCTCAAACTACAATCAAAAGGCTTGTGGGAAGTTCCACACCCCTGGCTCAATCTTTTCATTCCAAAAAGCAAAATCAACAAGTTTGCTGAAGAAGCCTTTGGCAACTTGCTAAAGGATACAAATAATGGACCTATTCTTGTCTATCCAGTTAACAAATCAAAGTAatacttgcatgaatatttaTTCGAATTTATTGTTATTGTCTCACACATAACAACATGTCAATTCTACAAGCATTTGCAATATGCAGAATTTGCATCTGCAGATAGGACCATGGTCACACCTGCGGATGCAACTTTTTGATATTGTAAATTCTACTGAGAACTGACATATCGAGACAGTTTCAGTTTCACTTTAGATGCTAGTGTTGCTAAACTTTTTAATTGATCATATATTCTTTCAGGTGGAATAACAAAACTTCTTTGGTTCTCCCAGATGAAGATCTAATCTACCTAGTGGCATTCCTTTCTCATGCAGTTCCTCTATCAAACGGATCAGATAGCTTAGATCATATATTAAAACGGAACAAACAAATTCTAGATTTTTGTGAGACTGCTCATCTTGGAGTAAAGCAGTATCTGCCACATTACAATAGGCAAGAAGATTGGATGCACCATTTTGGACCAAAATGGGAAGTCTTTGCAAAGAGAAAATCAACTTACGACCCTTTGGCACTTCTTGCTCCAGGACAAAGAATATTTCGGAACGTACTTGTAAACATGGGTCACAGTATTGAATAAGCACAGAAGATAAGCAGGAAAAAGGTGTTGATAGTGGCAAATGTAAATTAGAAATTACTGACTTGGTGCAGACAAGGGTTATGTTAACAGGAAAAACTCTCTCAGTATGAAGTATTGTAAGCACCTGCACAAGGgactgactgtcaataaataatACTGTACATAAATGCAACTTTGtagtgtgtgtttgtgtgtgtgaaATAGTTGAAGAAATAAGGCTGATAATAGTAAAAACGAAAGCAAACTGATTCATGACAAGTAATTGTAGACTTGACAAAGATTACCAAGTGGCAGCAAGCCACTTGACAAGTGTATGTTCACTGTTATTAAATCAAATCATCGGTGGCAGGCAAGATTTCTGTCTTGCAGATTATTATTGGTTACTACAAGATTTTCCAACATGATTTGATAA
This window contains:
- the LOC141675001 gene encoding cytokinin dehydrogenase 6-like, whose product is MKYLFVKVFMVLFLTSLAIKLNLCFSSIPLSLRTVVLDGHLSFVDNEFAAKDFGNQYRYSPLAVLHPKSVSDISTITKHIWQMGPNSELKIAARGRGHSLHGQSQANRGIVISMESLGRQKMQFHIGSTCYVDVSGGALWINILHESLKYGLTPKSWTDYLHLSVGGTLSNAGISGQAFRHGPQINNVHQLEVVTGKGEVVNCSESQNTDLFHGVLGGLGQFGVITRARISLQPAPHMVKWIRVLYSDFSTFSKDQEYLISAEKTFDYIEGLIIKNKENIMNDWRSNFTPQDSVRASQFRSDGKLLFCLELAKNFNTEERDLTNKEIQRLLSQLSYISFTLFTTEVSYVEFLDRVHTSELKLQSKGLWEVPHPWLNLFIPKSKINKFAEEAFGNLLKDTNNGPILVYPVNKSKWNNKTSLVLPDEDLIYLVAFLSHAVPLSNGSDSLDHILKRNKQILDFCETAHLGVKQYLPHYNRQEDWMHHFGPKWEVFAKRKSTYDPLALLAPGQRIFRNVLVNMGHSIE